The Bubalus kerabau isolate K-KA32 ecotype Philippines breed swamp buffalo chromosome 21, PCC_UOA_SB_1v2, whole genome shotgun sequence DNA segment aattaaaagatgcttactcctgggaaagacagttatgaccaacctagacagcatattaaaaagcagagacattactttgcccacaaaggtccgtctagtcaaggctatggtttttccagtagtcatgtatggatgggagagttggactataaagaaagctgagtgccaaagaatggatgcttctgaactgtggtgttggagaagactcttgagagtgccttggactgcaaggagatccaaccagtccatcctaaaggagatcagtcctgggtgttcattggaaggactgatgttgaagctgaaaactccagcactttggccacctgatgagaagagctgactcatttgaaaagaccctgatgctgggaaagactgagggcaggaagagaaggggatgacagaggatgaaatggttggatggcatcactgactcaatggacatgtttaggtaaactccgggagttggtgatggacagggaagcctggcatgctgcagttcatggggtcgcaaagagtcggacacgactgagtgactgaactgaactatatagaCATGTAAAGATTTCTTACAGTCCAAAACAACATATGTCAGAACAATAAGAATATTTTGGAGATGAtcctattaaaatttaaaaaagaagagagaggaggggatAAAGTGAGGGACAGAGGTAAACAAAAGATAGATAAACTTGGACCTGGAAAGATATTTATTATGTTCTTAATAGTAGTTACCTCTGGGAGCAaaacaaaactatgttttttctatctcattttataataatgagcatatattcatatattctgcTTGAGTAACCAGAGGACAGCACtataattaatagaaaaaaaataaagtcaatataTGGAATTAGTTTGGAAAGGAAGATAAATGTAAGAAAATCCTACATGAAATGGGTAAGTAGACTAATAGGAAAATGATATACTTGTAACAGTGTAACAGTGtgtaaaaaaatagtgaaaatcaGGAAAGTATACATCTTTGTAGAATTCTACATTGTCTGCTTTGTGTCTATATTTACTAAATATAAATAATCAAATTACatgaaataaaaccaaagaaGCAAATATGgatatatacaaagaaaatgtGCTTCTTGTCTTACAGCTGGTAAGACTTTAAGGCCAACATGGACAGTATTTGTACAACCTTTCTACACCctcaaaaattccatggacagaggagtctgtccagtggagctacagtccatgggatcacaaaacaacaaacaatctATACCCTATTTCTCACTAAAATAAGCATGAGATTAAATCtacaaaaaggggaaaaaatgacatcTGACCTTGTGTctaaatgaagaaaacatgtaAACAACCCATCCGGTTGTAACCAATTTAATAAtagcataaaataataatagcataaAACATAGTAGCATACTATGTTTTAAATACTTAGCAAGTGAAGAAAGGAAACTCACTAAGCTCTGTGATAAGTTTAAGATTCTGCTGCCGAATATTTTCAaactcttgttgcttcttccgcATATGTTCTTCAGTTACTGCACAGCGATCACATAATCCTGCTCTtaatctatgaaacaaaaacaaagtatttttaCAATAGAACTAAAATGTTcttatcaaaaaataaacataaaaaatatgtgaggtgatggatgtattAATTTAccgaaggaaatggcaccccactccagtactcttgcctggaaaatcccatggacggaggagcctggtaggctgcagtccatggggtcgctgggagtcggacacgactgagcgacttcactttcacttttccctttcatgcattggagaaggaaatagcaacccactccagtgttcttgcctggagaatcccagggatggcggagcctggtgggctgccgtctgtggggtcgcacagagtcggaaacgactgaagcgacttagcagcagcagcagcagggatcctttcacaatgtatacatttatcaaatcaccatgataaacatttaaaaactatttatcaattatgcctcaattaaactgaaataaaaaacatttttcaactACTAAAAGATACTGCTCCATATATTAATTTCAGGATTTTTATACTTTAGGAATAATTAAAGAAttgacttggaaaatacagagaaaattaaTTAGTTATAATGCCTTTCACATATTCCCATATAGGCTGAAATCATGCTATATCATTTTCTACAGGCTGCAATTCTGAGTGCAATTCTATAAAAATCTGCTAATTTTAAACTCTATTCGAGGGGaacttatttattgaaaaaattgaccttgttttttaatttattagacCCAAAAATTGCACCCAGTCCAGTACCAATGGACTGGATGCAAACTTGCATCTGCTTGCCCAGCATAGCATATCACACATAGTGAGTGTTCAACAACTTTTTTAGTTGAATGAATACTAAGGGTCAAAgaatacaaagtttaaaaaaaagttatgttctttcagttttaaaaagattccaggaagcaacctagatttccattagcagatgaatggataagaaacctgtggcacatatacacaatggagtatactcagccattaaaaagaatacatttgaataagttctaatgaggtggatgaaactggagcctattatacagagtgaagtaagccagaaagaaaaccaccaatacagtatcctaacgcatatatatggaatttagaaagatggtaacgataaccctgtatgcgagacagcagaagagacacagatgtatagaacagtcttttggactctgtgggagaggacgagggtgggatgatttgggagaatggcactgaaacatgtatattatcatatgtgaagcaaatcaccagtccaggttcgatgcatgatacaggggatgctcggggctggtgcactgggatgacccagagggacgcggtggggagggaggtgggagggggattcaggatagggaacacgtgtaccccagggtggattcatgtcaatgtatggtaaaaccaatacaatattgtaaagtaattagcctccaattaaaataaataaatttatattaaaaataaataaataataaaagaatccaATGTTAGATTACAAAATAGATTTTAGTAATTATTTTGAGGGCTGGAGGGAAGAGGGAATACATACATGAAAGGGGTGGGTGATGAAAAGAAAGGTGTTTTCCAAAATGTTACTAATAGTTATCTCATAAGTACCAATAATACAGAAGATTTTCTTCTtagtattttgcttatttttcaaaatttctctaattttattatttatataaccaggaaaaaatatggttgaaaaaaaagacacacattcCACTTTAGGAATTTAGCAAATATAAATTCTACATAATAATTTTAACTCAATAACTTAATAAGATactaaatatacataaatgtcTATGGAAGTAATAGCATTGTAGGACATGCCATGAATTTTAAAACAAGGAGATAAAAACATGAAAACTAGACAACTGAAACAAAAAGAACCTAGAGATTTTTATGTAAAAGTAAAACTCATATCAACAAGTATTGATatggatataaaaaataaagattagacATCATAGGTTGCATTAATAGGACTAAAATGTCTAGAACAAAGGATAAAGAACTGAGCGTCATGGTTTAATTGGAGTAGATTCTAGAGACAGGAATTAGGACAATTAAGATCTAAGAAAAGATGACAAAGTGAACATCTGCATCTATTATGGCTCTCTCCCCAAATCCCActacacacacggacacacacacacacatatatatttttaaagacataagACAATGAAGACggaaaatgggaaagaaagcaaacaaacaaattgaAAGCAATGAGCTGGTAGAcaaatagaaactaaaaaaaatactTCACATTTCATATTTCTCTTTCAACATCTATTCAAATTAATAGCTTGGGCTTCATGCAATAACATTCAAATAGTTCTGATTACAGGTAAATAATTTATTCACTCTAAACTATTAAACTCTAGAACTATTAAATCTAGAGGCCAAAAAGAGCACTGGCATTGAAAGGTCACCAAAAAACACTGAAGGAGCTAAGTGGCATTAATCAATTctaacaaagtattttttaaacattaccCTACCATTTTCCTTATTGTTTCCAAGAATTCAACTCTGATATATTAAAATGTCATAAGATATCATGGAACACCACCTCTTGAAACCCTTAGTTTCCAAGCTTAAAAATGTCACTGGTATAGGCAGTTATAAAATGAAGCAATATTCCCCGGCTTGTTTATTACTTCTAGTTTTCTCCAGTTTACTGCCACTTTTAATATTAAAGTATCTGTAAAGAGTCAACTCCTGATCGTTCACTGATCCTAGCTTAAATTTAAATGGATGTGAGAAAATAGGATAGTTCCTATTTCTATCAGTAGGATTCCACTTCTTTCCTCTTGCCTACCTTTTACTGCtgcttcagagaaagaaaaaacagcctCAATTTCACAGAAGAATGCAATTTCAGTAGCTATAAGCAGgtgaaaagggaaagaagagtaATTCTACTTTTAACGGCCGAAAAGCATTAGGCATTCTGAGTTATATTCCAGCTTGTTCatagagatgaagaaataaaagcgTTCACTTTGCAGTAAAACTTACCATATAAACAAGTATGTTCAATTGTTTGCTATACCCTAAAAAGACTTCCTCAgatttattcatttcattcaaAAGGGTTTCACTAAACACCTATAATGAGTACTGTCTGTGCTAAAATACAACAGTGACCAAGATAATGTCACTTCTTTTAAAGAAGGGCTTACAGTCCACTAGAAACAGACAGACAATagtaagtatttaaaataaagcatGACTAGGtagcacagaggtaaagaatccacctgtcaatgcaagagatgcaagagatgtgggttcgattcctaggtcaggatgACCCCCTGGcgcaggaaatggcaacatactccagtattcttgcctagaaaaccacaggagcccggtgggctacggttcatggtgtcacactgaattggacacgactgagcacacacacgcatacatagGATTCACATTAAAGTGGAAATACAGGATACTATGAAagcactgctactgctactgctgctaagtcgcttcagtcgtgtccaactctgtgcgaccccatgtactgcagcctaccaggctcctctgtccatgggattttccaagcaagagtcctggagtgggttgccatgaaagCACACAGCAGAACTAAACCTAGTCTAGGAAGTCAGGGAAGGTCTCCTGAGGAATACATTTAAATTCAAATCTATGAGTAAGAAGACTTAGCAAGACAAAAGAAGACATTTGGTTCAGTATTTGAAAACTAGAGAACCACAAATCCTCTGATTATAAGTACCGATTTTCCCTTTTAACAACAGTTGAAACATGCGTTTCCTATGACTGCCAAAAGAgcttttaaagatattaaaatctATCAGACAACCATGGTTTAACTGCTtagttcagatttttaaaaaaatatcttctaTCTACTTCTTTAGCACAGTGACTGTTCCTTAGATTAAGGGAAATACTTTGCTTCCTTGAAGGAAAGTCtataaatgtaatataataaCAGTAGTAGTAAAACACAAACAAGCAAGCCAcattaaattagaacattttatTATCTAATTTATCTTTATTGTATTAATTCCTTTCATCTAAACATCTCTTGCTGTTTTCACAATATTAGGCTAAGAAGTAAGAATCACTTCATCTTATGAAGAGTAAACAGCAAGTTGCAGAATTACCATtaagaaattttaatgaaatacatgttattttttaaaggtcTCGAAAAACTTGCTCTAGACTATCATTCATTCTTACATATGacataaaattaaagtaaaattttaagtaaGTAGAACTTTACTAAATGGTACCTACTTTGACATTTAAAAGTAGCATTTAGTTAGTagcaatttaaaaggaaaataaccaAAAACAAACCAACCTTCCAATAAAACAAGACTATGATAACAGGCAATATTGAAGACTTAATATTTCAGAGTACTTGTTTTAGTAACTTGATATCAAACACAAATACTCTGAGATAATCAGTTAAGTTGTGATTTATTTATACAACATTGATAAAATTAAGACAACACATATCAAACAGTAGAAATTGAGAAGTTTGGGGATCAAATTTAACCTAATTATTCATTAGCTACGTGATCTTGGGAAAGTTTAACTCTTTTTCAGTAttgcttcctcatttgtaaaactgaTTTATCATCTACCTCACAGGGTGAAGGTGAAGATCAAGTGCTGGATACCTGGGTATAACGTGAGCCCTCAAACCTATCAGatcctacattaaaaaaataatggtcAGATCTAGATCATTCTCAGTTTCATTAAATGAAGCTTCATAAAATGAGGGACAAACCTAAAAATAATCCCAGAAGGAAATTTTAGAGttcaagaaaggagagaaaaagcatCTGAATAAAGGAATGAGCTACCCTCCTTGTCCCACCCCCAAATTAACACAACGTAGTGAATTATAGGTTCACCTGCCTAAAAATGTAATGGTGATCAGAATGAAAGGCAACAAGAACATTTAGGAATAAGAAACAGTGGAGAAGTGTAACACCCACATGAAATCAGTTACCACAGCCaataaacagaaaagaatcatttttaaaaactgcagaaTAAAAATGGTAATTTTAACAATTAAATGTATTCACCAAATAAAGGAGAGTAATGTAGAAAATACTTCTCTGGGAAAGGGGCACTCATCCACTGTCATTTCTTCTCAGAATGAGCCCAGAGAAGAACAACTGGCTTAAGAAAAGAAGCACAAGATGCAAAGAATAACAAAGAAGCAAAAACTTTAAACCACAAAGTGAAGAAATGTTCTGAATATGTTACAAAGGAATATCTTCAAAAGCTAAAATGAAAGACAACCATAGCTTGGGGATGAAATGGAGAGCCAACTGTATTAAGCCAATTCATGCAAAACATAATGAAAACTTTGTCTTGTGATTTTTTCTTCAGTGTACTAACCTTGAGTCCTAAGCAATTTGTGAatgatcaactaaacagaaagagTGCTGGAAATAAATACAATCAGTCTTCGAGTGTGGCAACCACGAAAACATATCTCCTATTATAGGAAGTAAAATCACTGGCTCCAACTGTTGTGCTCTGAAATCCTTCACCTGTTCAGACAGGTGAGCACACCAAGCATCTCAGTCAGAAGCCAGCCAATGAATGAGCAGAGCAGAACCCCCCACTGGCCTTGTCAAACCTTTTCTAAAATACAATGCAGCCTAAGaccttcctttttcccttttttttcaaaAGGGTTAGATATATGGATATTTGACaggtccaatatgctactggagatcagtggagaaataactgcagaaagaatgaagggatggagccaaagcaaacacaatacccagctgtggatgtgactggtgatagaagcaaggtccgatgctataaagagcaatactgcataggaacctggaatgtcacatccatgaatcaaggcaaattggaagtgctcaaacaagaaatggcaagagtgaatgtcgacattctaggaatcagcgaactcaaatggactggaatgggtgaatttaactcagatgaccattatatctactactgcgggcaggaatccctcagaagaaatggagtggccatcatggtcaacaaaagagtccgaaatgcagtacttggatgcaatctcaaaaacgacagaatgatctctgttcgtttccaaggcaaaccattcaatatcacagtaatccaagtctatgccccaaccagtaacgctgaagaagctgaagttgaacggttctttgaagacctacaagaccttttagaactaacacccaaaaaagatgtccttttcattataggggactggaatgcaaaagtaggaagtcaagaaacacctggggtaacaggcaaatttggccttggaatacgaaatgaagcagggcaaagactaatagagttttgccaagaaaatgcactggtcataacaaacaccctcttccaacaacacaagagaagactctatacatggacatcaccagatggtcaacaccgaaatcagactgattatattctttgcagccaaagatggagaagctctatacagtcagcaaaaacaagaccaggagctgactgtgtctcagaccatgaactccttattgccaagttcagacttaaattgaagcaagtagggaaaactactagactgttcagatatgacctaaatcaaatcccttatgattatacagtggaagtgagaaacagatttaagggcctagatctgatagatagagtgcctgatgaactatggaatgaggttcgtgacattgtacaggagacagggatcaagaccattcccaaagaaaagaaatgcaaaaaagcaaaatggctgtctggggaggccttacaaatagctgtgaaaagaagagaagcaaaaagcaaaggagaaaaggaaagatataaacatctgaatgcagagttccaaagaatagcaagaagagataagaaagccttcttcagcgatcaatgcaaagaaatagaggaaaacaacagaatgggaaagactagggatctcttcaagaaaatcagataccaaaggaacatttcatgcaaagatgagctcgataaaggacagaaatggtatggccctaacagaagcagaagatattaagaagagatggcaagaatacacagaagaactgtacaaaaaagatcttcacgacccagataatcacgatggtgtgatcactgacctagagccagacatcctggaatgtgaggtcaagtgggccttagaaagcatcactacgaacaaagctagtggaggtgatggaattccagttgaactattccaaatcctgaaagatgatgctgtgaaagtgctgcactcaatatgccagcaaatttggaaaactcagcagtggccacaagactggaagaaatcagttttcattccaatcccaaagaaaggcatgccaaagaatgctcaaactactgcacaattgcactcatctcacacgctagtaaagtaatgctcaaaattctccaagccaggcttcagcaatacgtgaaccgtgaacttccagatgttcaagctggttttagaaaaggcagaggaaccagagatcaaattgccaacatccgctggatcatggaaaaagcaagagagttccagaaaaacatctacttctgctttattgactatgcc contains these protein-coding regions:
- the LOC129635779 gene encoding craniofacial development protein 2-like produces the protein MEPKQTQYPAVDVTGDRSKVRCYKEQYCIGTWNVTSMNQGKLEVLKQEMARVNVDILGISELKWTGMGEFNSDDHYIYYCGQESLRRNGVAIMVNKRVRNAVLGCNLKNDRMISVRFQGKPFNITVIQVYAPTSNAEEAEVERFFEDLQDLLELTPKKDVLFIIGDWNAKVGSQETPGVTGKFGLGIRNEAGQRLIEFCQENALVITNTLFQQHKRRLYTWTSPDGQHRNQTDYILCSQRWRSSIQSAKTRPGADCVSDHELLIAKFRLKLKQVGKTTRLFRYDLNQIPYDYTVEVRNRFKGLDLIDRVPDELWNEVRDIVQETGIKTIPKEKKCKKAKWLSGEALQIAVKRREAKSKGEKERYKHLNAEFQRIARRDKKAFFSDQCKEIEENNRMGKTRDLFKKIRYQRNISCKDELDKGQKWYGPNRSRRY